The genomic stretch TTAATCAGAAACAACATCTTTTAAGAAATCACGCAGTTGTATATCCGAGTAGCGGTTGTTACCTTTGCCATTTTTATCATCTTCTTGGCAAGCTCGATGTCGCCCTGGTGGTTCTGTCCAATTTCAGCAATGATAAAACACGGATGGTTGCCTCCAATCATCCTCCCGGGACACAGTTCAAACTTTAAAGGCATGTTGGTATCAGGAAAAACGAAAAACTTAGTATTTTCTGACTTGAATTGATCCGAGAGGAGCGATGAGTTGGTCTTGCGATGAGAAGCCGACCGGAACAGTTACTCTGGTGCACACCCCGGAAGTGGTAGGACTTCCGTATTTGGAGAGCGAAAAAGACTGCCTgatgtatgtttttaaataaattattttatggcTTGGTCTCACCTTACTTTAAGCATATATAATACAGTGTTTCTATCCgctttttatttgttaattttcatttaataattttttttcacattgtcaacTTTGTTGTCTTTGCAGCCTATTGAATGCAGTAACGCTGTTAACTTACAGTAGCCTATGTCCAGGTTGAAACGTGGTAACTGTTGGACGAGCTCTGACTAcatgtttttacttttcaaGGTCACCAGTAATATATCATAAAACAACATAATCATTCTTTTTATCGCTTTCCTCATAGTTTACTAAGACCGTCTGCTCAAACAAGGAGCGGGCAATGTTACTTTAAGCTCCAGTCTAACAGGTCTTGGTCATGGCCACCAGTtgagtggaaaaacacacacacacacacggggcaAGGTAGGATCTACAATCCTTCATCCTTCTTTTGGACACTGTTAATTAGTACAATAGAGCGATTTTTAAGtattgaaaatacaaaaaatacaaacgaAAACTTTGTTTCATCTATCATTTTTCATGCACTGAACTCAAACTTTTGcaatgtacacaaaaggcaTAGCTCGCtgaaatattgttcacaaatttgTCTAAATCTGTATTAGTGAACATTCATCGCCAGTAGTTCTGTCCTCAATTGTTAATGTTTTCTTTGGTATACCAGTTTGACGTCTGATACATCTTCTTCCAAATGGCAGTACTGGCAATGAACAATGTTTGTGCAATGGTTCTGATTTATTTACCATCTTCTCTCAGATTCACAATtggttttcacctctaaatgcacaACCTGACATTCATTGCCATTTATTGATTGTATAAGAAATATAGTATGTCAGGCCCACCTGTTCCAATGCTTCTGCTCACATGAAACATAGCACCTTTTGTTTGAATCTACCTTTCTACAAAGTTGTGCACCAGATGTAGATACCTGGAAAATAGCACGTATTGATATCAAATCCCAATGTTTTCagtcaacagcaaaaataaaggaACTGGCCTCACTGTGCACACATCAACATTGTATGTAcagtcacatacacacaatgcaTGTGGGTTAAAACTATGCCTGTGGTTCTCTCAAAACTACCATTTGACTCTTTTGTGCCTCAGGATGGCATCTCTTTTTACAGTAGCCCCGTGATACACTGCCATTCACAGAGAATGGTGTATTGTTGAAGGATCTACTAGGCAGCCAAAGGATATCCCTTTTGATGCACTGGAAAACCTGTCTTGTAGGAATCCTGGTAATTGTTTGCACTGCATGCATTCTTCTGTAATAAGTGTTTTTGATTTAGTCAAATGTTGTggtttgaaataaattaagtgATTGACTCCCTGGGGCTTATGTAAATACAAAACTTGTTTGGTGTATTTATAGTCCAGTTATTGGAAATGTCTCTAACCAGTCACCTAAGGGCAGAACAAAAGCTCTGAGGACACAGATGCCAGGTAAAATATAACAAAAGTTGTCATTCACCGTTTACTGATATTGAAATCAAATGGACAATGGACATGCATGGCTGAACAACAGCTTTCTAGTATCTTGTTCTCTTTAAAACCACAACACTCTAACATGTTTTATATTCTGTATATATATTGCCTTCTGTATATGTACATAGGTGCACACAGaaagtacatacacacacactgtcaacacacatacaaacattaaATTGTAATGGACTGGACTGCTCATTTCCTGACTGCAGACGGAGGAGCTTTTCATGAGGAAATGCATAGATTTGAAATGAACTGAACACCATATGCCACAAGTaggcacaacacacacaatttcAAAACACTTGCTGGATTTGGAGTTTCCACAATTTGGtccttaaagaaaaaaatggaaggatgaatAACCACAAGGTGCTGAAGATTGATAAGACTGACTTTTAGGATGGATATAGCCTGATGGTCAAGTAAACCACATTGCAGTGTAGCCATGGACCCAAAGGAAGAGATTGTTTTGATGACAATAGATACGTACAAGCCTATCAGGAATGGAACACTAGGATGGGTTAACCGGCCATATCCTCCCATTTGAGAAAGCTAGGTCTGTGTGTGGTAAACGTATGTACAAAAGGGGCGTATGCCACCTTTTTTCTGAATACAGATATGGGTCATTGGGTGTTGGGTCGTGTTTGCATTGGTGGTGATCTTGGATGATGTAAAGCTGAGTCTAGCGGACCAGCGGGGACTGCTTGAGGGAGATGAGGACGGAGCGCATGCGGGACACATCTTTAGCTTGCTTGCTGGACTTAGGGTTGAAGTCGCAGAGGCGAGCCACGCGTTCCCATTCTGTGCCAGGGTTGTTCTCATCCATGTCTGAAATCATGGCCTCCTCGGCTGCCCTGCACCCGACGGGGGGAGGAGAGATGAGATAGAAACCCATCAGTGGCGGAAGAGGTGACATAGTGATAAGAACATTGTAAAACGACAGCTCGGAGATAGTCCTCTGCTGATAACCAAGTTAGTGAAGTGAAAAGTTGTATTCCTTTGCCTAACTGACTAAATACAACTTAGAGGGAAGGGATGGTGGCTATTGTAATTCTGCAATTATATAACAAGTATTTATCACAATCAAATGGCTGACTTTGAGTGCAATAGCTGTGTACATTTGATGAGTTATACATACTTGAATATATGTGTGTACAGTTAAAAGCACGCATCTCCAAATGTCAGATTCTACTTTTCATGCCAAACAAAGCTGGGGGGCAATAATACTcagatttttaacatttttattgcacGTGTAGTGGTCAAAACAAAGCTTAATTTTGCtaaaatgtaaatccaatgttATTTATGTGCGACCAGCCAGATAGCtgaattaaaaaatgacatCCTTCACATGAGCCAGTATAGTAGTAATTCTGAACATGTGACGCGAACAAAGATAGATAATATAGTGCATCTCGATTTGAAAGTTTGACTCCTTTTGAGTCAAATATATATTGAGACATATAGCACACAGCATAACATGTGCAGTctttaatgaaaataaaggtCATTTgaattataacattattaaaaatgaaatgctgCTAATCATCTGTCAGTCCAAGTGTCATTTGGTTCAGCAGAGGTCACCTCAGAGCAGGACACAGACTTCAGCATTCTGCCCACAAAGTAAATAAAGACGGAACAACTGAATACCCCATTATTGGTATTGAAATATCTTGCTATTTAAAATTCTGTCCATAGCTGCTCACTGCTCTTCCACTTCTACGGGTTCATGTTTTTAACTTTCTAGGTTGCAACAGCCAGTTATATTGACAACAAGCTCATCACCATAGTTGTCCttgattaaaacaaaacaccgtAGCAAAGTGTTTTGTTATTCTGCTTTTAACCAAGTCCATACAAAGTGGAAGCACTACCGGGCCTTTGCCATGCATGGTGCTGGAGAGCAGGTGGAACGGTGGCTTACTTTGATTTTGGTGTTTTAACTGTGGAACCGATTCATGTCTAATTAGAGAAggtcaaagtttaaaaaaaaaaaaaaaaaaaaaaaaagaaaagaaacaaaaaaggccCCTGTCAGGACCACATGTGAAATTTACATATGACTACCACGTCACTCACCATCATAACCAACTACAGATTAGACAAGGCACATCACAAAACGGTTATGTTACATGaaacaatacatacaataactTGGCTAATACACAAAGCTGCGTGTAACCCCACCCCATAAGCAAACTTAAATGGATATTGGGTGTTTTGTTACTTAACTGGTCTAGGCGGTAGCAAGGATGGTTAATGTGTGTGCTTTAAGGTgcatagaaaaagaaaagagggaGAAACAGTTTCACAGGTCAGAATTTAGAAGACAAAAAAGCAAAAGGGTGGGGGCAAAATGAAAGACAACAAAATGAGCCAAATGCAGATGTTTAAAGCCGGCATGCAAAAGCAACACATAAGGAGTATTCTAAAGTGCTTAAAAGCATGATCAGTGAGCAGCCTTTGTTTTCCTCACTGGAAAGCTCAAGTTCAGTAGCTACACACAAGGACGCAGTGGCCAGGAGTCTACAATATGGAGGGCAGCTGATTATGCGTCACCTAATGAGCAAATCGGTATTGGTTATTTAGTAGTTATGCAAATGAAGGACAGTTAGCCTTGAACTGTTATTTGTTCCATTACAGAGAGGAAATGTATGCATTGAGGTGTACATAATAATCAATGACTAAAGTTGCCCTAATATCCTCCACATGAGCCCAACACCAATGTAATACCACAAGCTCCATTACATCATGATATTTAACTCCTCAGAGCCGTTATACATTACTCAGGCCTTACTGGTTAGAGAGTAAAAGCAAAGGCTGCACAACTTgggtacagtagaaccttggttagcatccgtgcCGTTAGCGTGTTTTTAATCACCTTAAATGAACATTTACGGTTCTGATATaaataattggatttacatgatttcctatgggaacaTTTTGCTTGGTTTAAGTCTGTCTCAGAGTCgcaccttctggaacaaattaatgacgctaacgaAGGTTTCACTGTACTTGCTAACACATTCTTCTTTAGGAGGACAACACGGAGGCTGCTAATGGTCTAACAAAGTGTAGTTTGAAGCAGTTGTGTATGTACAatgtcaaaacatcacaatctacATACATTTCATCAGTGAGGACaagtagataaaaaaaaaacaagtcatacTTTCAATACAtggattgaaataaaaatgatttctgGACTGCACCTCTTAAATATCCTAAACATTGTGATAAATAGAACACGAGTCTTCTCACAACTCATGTATATAATACTTTAATAGATAGTCTCTGCACAACAACTGCTTCAAAGCGTCCTACACCTgaatatttggtatatttgttTGGGGGCACTCatttatttctaaaaaataaaacgtGCAATTTACACAGGGTTACATGTTGGATGTTGAATCAAATATATGAAAGTGAATGATGAGACACAAGTAAGGGAGTGTGGCAGCAGTAACATACTCTCAGATGTGACATGCTGATATGTTGGGGAGGGGGCACTCAAACGACAATGTAAATGGGAAAACAATAGCAATGGCAGTGTGTTCTGGTGGATGAGATGAAAACTGGTGAAAATCTACCATGTCCTAACTAATGAGATGGTAGGATGTTACATGGTTGGATTGTCGGTGagagtggaaaaacaaacatgaggCCAAAAACCAAAATGAGGACAGAGGATGTTAGTTGGAGCAACATACACATAACCAATGAGCTCAGAGAAGGGCTGCTTGTAGAAGTCTTCATCCAGCACCCTGGGCAAACATCCGCCCAAACGACAGTGCAGCAAGAGGGCAGAGAGAACAGGGAGAGCAGTAAAATGGAGAAGAGGATAGAAACACCAGTGTAATACTTACAAGACAATCAAGATTTGGAATATACTTGGCAGGGCATGGATTGTTGAAATTAGGCGTCAGTTGTGTCACATACGGTTAATAAGACATAGCTGTTAGTATTTTCACAGTTGTGAGTAGTGATCTATGATTGTTAGCAGCCGAGTATAGAACAGATCAGAACTCGCACATCTCTTGTTAAGACCTGTGTGATTGTGATTCTCAGCCCTTTAGATCACTATTTGAAAATTgtaatgaaaaagcagaaaaagtaGCCGTATGCCCTACCACCACTGTAATGATGATCAGAACTGACAGAGGTTGCTGATATTTTCTCAACAATGTTCGGTGATTGAGTGTTTCAAGCATCCCACCTCAGTCTGATGTTCCAAGTAGGGATGGGTATGATAAATGTTGATTGTTAATTGTGTGGTTGATACACCTTTGTTGCTTCCTATACAGACTGCTGCGGGAATCAAACGAGAAAGTCAAGTCTGCTACTGCACAACAAAATTTTAAGTAGTGACAATATTGTGTATTGTTACATACAGTCGTCACACTAAGAGCAATATAGACCCCTGTCTAAATTCTAAGATTTGAAATATCAggagtcaataaaaaaaaatgcacgatACAAAATGCTGTAGGGGCTGTACAAGAGAGGTGTATACAATCAATTGCCTGCAAACGACTGTAAAAAAGCATTTCAAATTATACTCCCAACAGGTTTTTACTTTGTTcttagttatattttgatttacTTAATAGTCGCATTAGgtaatattaaatatcaaaCGTGTTGTTTAGTAGCGGTATGTACCTAAAATCATTTTTCTAGTGTCCCACTTCTGCAACAATCTAATTTTTTCCCCTTTGTATAAAGAAGGTAGTTATTTTACAAATTAGCAGGTAGATGACTACCACACTTAATAAATCTTTGCATTGTCTGCCATCCAAAATGTATATGAAGAATTATCATTCAAAGCATTAAATTAAGTGATGTCAGATGATCACATTTCCCTCATAATTAATCGAGAAACTTTAGTTGACAAACCCATGCTCCAAAGATTTAGAACTGATACCGAAATCAAACTATTAGATTGTAATTTCAACTTTGCATCATCAGTGGGCTTTTAATGTTGACACCGTAGTTCCACTGTTGTGACCAATACAATAGCCTCAGCTGGAGGCCATTTTTGAACCCGGTACCTGTTATTGGCTTTGGTTTTCTCCAGCTGCTCATTCTGCCTGGCGTGCcactcctccagctccaccttGGCCTTTGTCTTCCACTCCGACTCCTGCTTGCGAGAGTTATCATCTGGCCAGGAAGGTGGGCAAGTAGAAGAATGATACAGAGAGGTTAGAttcaatgacaatgacaatggtCCAGTCATACATCCATTCTCGACAATGCATCCTGTGTTCAGGGTCTAGGGTAAGCTGGAGTCTATGCCAAAAGGTCCTGGACtgggttgccagtcaatcacaaggcacatagaTTGACATCATTAACATGTCCAGTCAATGAGCTAAATAAAAGTAAGTACTGCAACACCAGTGATTCCAGTGTCCCTCTGACAGTACTGACAGGACAGTTTTGCACCCCCGTGTTTTATAGGTAgaattaaaatgcatgaatgTCTATGTTGAACTTTGCAGCATTTGACAAGGTCTGGGCATACCAAGCAGCTCCAGTCTCTCTCTTTGCTCCTCCCTCCATTTGCGAAGGCTTTCTGGTTCTGCCTGAAGACGGTCTGCATTGGAAATTGCTGCATAGGCATCAGATGGACCATTGCTTTCCTAAGATAGATGAGACAAGCAATATGCCCAAGAATGGTGTCAAATTCAAAACCGAGACAGGCTAAATAAGTGTTGACTCTTCCTGAATTATTTATACTACGCTAATCTCTCCAGCTACCACCTTACAGCTGCAGAATGCTCTTGTGggcatttattttttaccagtACAATTAAATATGTGTAATGTTCTCTGGTAAAGATTAGACTAAAGAATAGCCATTCCTTGTGCTTCTcttacagacaaaaaaaaagtcctgacAGTGCAAATGGCAGCAGAATGTTGCAATGACAGCACAGGAAAGGGAAACTAAGATGTTCTACTGGCCAGATATCTAAAACAAAAAAGGTCAGCTGTTAAAGTACAATgattttgttgtaaaataaaactttaaCACTCCCACTAAATGATACCTGTGTAGTTAAtttttgagaaacaaacacaaatatgacgtgaaaatgctgcaaatgcaaaaaaaaaaaaaaaaaaccacacacacacaaagcccaAAAACAAGTGCATGTCAAAAGTGCTGTTAGTTCATGGAACAAAAAGAACGTTTGCCAGGCTACCAGATCAGTGAACCAGATGAACTATTATGGCCAAGTGTTTCAAGCTTTTGGACATTTTGGGACATTTTTCCCTGTTGGCCACCGTAGctattcataaaataaacaaggaaaaaatgttttagttCTTTGACAAAGTACttctttgaaaataaatgttaaaaaatatttacccCATGAAACTCTCCATTGACAGCACCGTCTGGAAAGACACCAGGAATATAACGGTTAAAAATCAATCAAGCAGTCATAGTATGTAGACAGAGGAAAAGTTCATATCAGACCATTTTATACTACTCACAAACACGTAGGGAAATGCACAACTGTGATGTTGTGTTCCTTGTGTTACATGTTGGCCATGCGCATTGAAAATTAGAGAAGCTCAAATTAAGTTCACCTGCAAAGTTTGCAACTTAGTACATTTAGATTCATTCTGACATGTATCTGAGATATCACTTATTGTGAGTAGTATAAAATGTAACCAGTAAAGCACCAAGAACTAAGGGCAAAGGTAACCAGGCGTCGTGAATGACGTCTTGTTAACGTTAGgcttcattcattttatcaATTGCTTAAATTGTAGCTATTATTCAAtaagatgaataaaaaaaagtccaggATAAGGTTCCTACCATTATTTTCAACTATGTATTATTTTGTCGTGTGAAGTTAATGACATCTTAGCTTAGGTAGGACcactttgctagcatgctagcatgttagcttgatTTCGAGCTTAGCAGGACAGTGTAATTGACTTCCGCTTCATGTCCATACCATGACATTTTATCGTAATTTATCAAGTAATTCAGAGTGCAGCGTGTGCAGCTGACGGTGGTAGTCACCCACCGTTGGAATCTGACAGTATCGAAGGGACCTCTCCACTGTCCAGGATGCTGAAGCCTTCGTCGTTTTCAATCCCCGCGATTTCGCTCTCCTGTTGGGCCAAAAATGCTGCAGCGGGGTCGTCGTCAGAGCCAACGCCGTTCCCAGCAGCCGGAGAGTTGAGCATGTCAAAATCATCCATGTTGTATTAATTAGTGGATATCAGAAAATGTGAAATCTCCAGCAGGTGTATATATTGACCAAGAACGATTAGCTGAAAAGGAAGGACACgcaagagcaaaaaaaagtcattttagagAACCGGAAATGGACGCGTCGCCAATGAAAATCCTTAAAAGATGACTGATTGGATGAACAACCAACTGAAATACCTCTGCCTCAGTCAGTAGCCAATCATAGCTAAATGTCCGCCCACATGCTAGTCTCGTGACCTGTACGTGCTGTCACAACTTTaatgatgaaaagaaaaaaaatgcactttagtCACTGCAACATGATATTGACTACTGATTGTGTATAACTTTGTCCAACGACAAGCTTTTTTCATTATGGAAATGTTACATTGTATCAGTTAGTG from Doryrhamphus excisus isolate RoL2022-K1 chromosome 1, RoL_Dexc_1.0, whole genome shotgun sequence encodes the following:
- the clta gene encoding clathrin light chain A isoform X1; protein product: MDDFDMLNSPAAGNGVGSDDDPAAAFLAQQESEIAGIENDEGFSILDSGEVPSILSDSNDGAVNGEFHGESNGPSDAYAAISNADRLQAEPESLRKWREEQRERLELLDDNSRKQESEWKTKAKVELEEWHARQNEQLEKTKANNRVLDEDFYKQPFSELIGYVTHINHPCYRLDQAAEEAMISDMDENNPGTEWERVARLCDFNPKSSKQAKDVSRMRSVLISLKQSPLVR
- the clta gene encoding clathrin light chain A isoform X2, which translates into the protein MDDFDMLNSPAAGNGVGSDDDPAAAFLAQQESEIAGIENDEGFSILDSGEVPSILSDSNDGAVNGEFHGESNGPSDAYAAISNADRLQAEPESLRKWREEQRERLELLDDNSRKQESEWKTKAKVELEEWHARQNEQLEKTKANNRAAEEAMISDMDENNPGTEWERVARLCDFNPKSSKQAKDVSRMRSVLISLKQSPLVR